A portion of the Deinococcus apachensis DSM 19763 genome contains these proteins:
- a CDS encoding HD domain-containing phosphohydrolase — MLTYLWLILGLGVLGYAALVGHLGLLMGAALLLAGVTWPLGGGLRWTAPAAYLAGFLGSLALHGPGDLPDLLGGLLVAGALGGLTVREKVTGTRLTWTRRTAEALQSGSERLAGARNVEAISRAGVEILQGLDVAPHIAFVAYRQGTPVILAGRGAYAAHMQRPVHPSDEDSRSVQADHWVAGEVLTLLRREERASYHVAEVYGGAAQHLGMLVLARPEGTFSAEEIAVVASFGRLIGAQLGQWQAIRDLREANDLTLRSLGAALERRDDDTGGHTLRVVSASVRLAERLGWDEERVGALRWGAYLHDLGKLAIPDHVLHKHGPLDPEERRIIQTHAALGYDMLQDLHFLPAGTLDLVRYHHERWDGGGYPAGLRGKDIPETARLFAIVDVYDALTSERPYKPAWSRHRALNEIRSLSGRQFDPQYVEAFLHLMTEQDDVRLVV, encoded by the coding sequence GTGTTGACGTACCTGTGGCTGATCCTGGGGCTGGGCGTGCTGGGATATGCGGCGCTGGTCGGCCACCTCGGGTTGCTGATGGGTGCGGCACTGCTGCTGGCGGGGGTGACGTGGCCGCTGGGTGGGGGGCTGCGCTGGACGGCTCCCGCCGCCTACCTCGCGGGGTTTCTGGGCTCGCTCGCGCTGCACGGCCCGGGCGACTTGCCCGACCTGCTCGGCGGGCTGCTGGTCGCCGGGGCCCTGGGCGGCCTGACGGTCCGCGAGAAGGTGACCGGCACGCGGCTGACCTGGACGCGTCGTACAGCTGAGGCGCTCCAGAGCGGCAGCGAGCGGCTGGCGGGGGCCCGGAACGTCGAGGCGATCAGTCGGGCCGGGGTGGAGATCCTTCAGGGGCTGGACGTGGCGCCGCACATCGCCTTCGTGGCCTACCGCCAGGGCACGCCGGTCATTCTGGCGGGGCGTGGGGCCTACGCCGCCCACATGCAGCGGCCCGTACACCCCAGCGACGAGGACAGCCGCAGCGTGCAGGCCGACCACTGGGTGGCCGGGGAGGTGTTGACGCTCCTGCGCCGGGAAGAGCGCGCCAGCTATCACGTCGCGGAGGTGTACGGCGGCGCGGCGCAACACCTGGGCATGCTCGTCCTGGCCCGTCCAGAGGGGACCTTCTCGGCGGAGGAAATCGCGGTCGTCGCCTCCTTCGGGCGGCTGATCGGCGCGCAGCTCGGGCAGTGGCAGGCGATTCGCGACCTGCGCGAGGCCAACGACCTCACCCTGCGCTCGCTGGGGGCGGCCCTGGAACGCCGCGACGATGACACGGGCGGCCACACCCTGCGGGTGGTGAGCGCCAGCGTGCGGCTCGCCGAGCGGCTGGGCTGGGACGAGGAGCGCGTGGGGGCGCTGCGCTGGGGCGCGTACCTGCACGACCTGGGCAAGCTGGCGATTCCCGATCATGTCCTGCACAAGCATGGCCCTCTCGACCCCGAGGAGCGCCGGATCATCCAGACCCACGCGGCGCTGGGCTACGACATGCTTCAGGACCTGCACTTCCTGCCCGCCGGGACCCTCGACCTCGTGCGTTACCACCACGAGCGCTGGGACGGTGGCGGCTACCCCGCCGGGCTGCGCGGGAAGGACATCCCTGAGACCGCACGGCTGTTCGCCATTGTGGACGTGTACGACGCGCTGACGAGCGAGCGGCCCTACAAGCCCGCCTGGAGCCGCCACCGCGCTCTGAACGAAATCCGCTCCCTATCCGGGCGGCAGTTCGACCCCCAGTATGTCGAGGCCTTCCTGCACCTGATGACCGAGCAGGACGACGTGCGCCTGGTGGTGTGA
- the gyrA gene encoding DNA gyrase subunit A produces MTGIHPVDITSEVKTNFINYAMNVIVDRALPDVRDGLKPVQRRIMYAMLLEGLASNQKHAKSAAVVGEVMKKYHPHGDSSIYDAMVRLGQWWNMRYTLVDPQGNFGSIDGDPPAAMRYTEARMTKVAEEVLADLEKETVDLKPNYDETTEEPSVLPSAVPNLLINGAAGIAVGMATNIPPHNLTEISNGLLALIDKPEIDLDEMMTHVLGPDFPTGGRISRQGIRDAYATGHAGLKVRGKARIDEKNGRSQIIISEIPYQVNKTNLIQTISAMYKAGKIPDISALRDESDRKDPVRIVIELKRGAIPTLVLNQLYKYTQLQSTFTVINLSIMNGEPRVLPLIDTMRAFLDHRRDVVTRRTAYDLRKAEERAHVLEGLIKALDHIDEVISLIRGSNTGAEARDVLMARFGLTEIQAQAILDMRLQRLVGLEREKLMSEYDELQKTIARLRSILGDVKLLWREIKKEIRDVRDRYGDDRRSTITDLEDDISKEDLIAVEDMVITMTKAGYLKRTKLDAYRAQGRGGRGASGGKLRDEDINTSVFVGSTHDYLLFFTDDGRVFHEKIYDLPEAGRDAKGTHIRNLLPGLREDENIASVLSVKGFDEPGCFVFATKRGMVKKTLITEYGNITSAGLIAINLQPGDELIGVDIQRDGDHVVLATRGGQAMRFAATEVRDTGRATQGVIGIRLREDDEVVSMALVPGGDEGSELLAVSEYGLGKRTPVSDYPSKGRGGLGVITLDVTDKTGGLVALTHVAGNEELMVLTEKGTVIRTRVEEVRVTGRNAQGVKVINIGEKDRVISAFPIRREDEL; encoded by the coding sequence ATGACTGGAATCCATCCCGTTGACATCACCAGTGAAGTCAAGACCAACTTCATCAACTATGCGATGAACGTGATCGTGGACCGCGCGCTGCCCGACGTGCGCGACGGTCTCAAGCCCGTGCAGCGGCGGATCATGTACGCGATGCTGCTCGAGGGCCTGGCGAGCAACCAGAAGCACGCCAAGTCGGCGGCCGTCGTCGGTGAGGTGATGAAGAAGTACCACCCCCACGGCGACTCCTCCATCTACGACGCGATGGTGCGGCTGGGCCAGTGGTGGAACATGCGCTACACGCTCGTGGACCCGCAGGGCAACTTCGGCTCCATCGACGGCGACCCGCCCGCGGCGATGCGGTACACCGAGGCGCGCATGACGAAGGTCGCCGAGGAAGTGCTGGCCGACCTGGAGAAGGAGACGGTCGACCTCAAGCCCAACTACGACGAGACGACTGAGGAGCCTTCGGTGCTGCCGTCGGCGGTGCCCAACCTGCTGATCAACGGGGCGGCGGGCATCGCGGTGGGCATGGCGACGAACATCCCGCCGCATAACCTCACCGAGATCAGCAACGGCCTGCTCGCCCTGATCGACAAGCCCGAGATCGACCTCGACGAGATGATGACGCATGTGCTGGGGCCGGACTTCCCCACGGGCGGGCGTATCTCGCGCCAGGGCATCCGTGACGCTTACGCGACCGGGCACGCCGGGCTCAAGGTGCGCGGCAAGGCCCGCATCGACGAGAAGAACGGGAGAAGCCAGATCATCATCTCCGAGATTCCGTATCAGGTGAACAAGACCAACCTGATCCAGACGATCTCGGCGATGTACAAGGCGGGCAAGATTCCCGACATCTCCGCCCTGCGCGACGAGTCCGATCGCAAGGACCCGGTGCGGATCGTGATCGAGCTGAAGCGCGGCGCGATCCCCACGCTGGTCCTCAACCAGCTCTACAAGTACACCCAGCTCCAGAGCACCTTCACGGTCATCAACCTCAGCATCATGAACGGCGAGCCGCGTGTGCTGCCGCTGATCGACACGATGCGCGCCTTCCTGGACCACCGCCGCGACGTGGTGACCCGCCGCACCGCCTACGACCTGCGGAAGGCCGAGGAACGCGCCCACGTCCTCGAAGGGCTCATCAAGGCGCTTGACCACATCGACGAGGTCATCTCTCTGATCCGCGGCAGCAACACGGGTGCGGAAGCGCGTGACGTGCTGATGGCCCGCTTCGGCCTCACCGAGATTCAGGCGCAGGCCATTCTGGATATGCGCCTCCAGCGCCTCGTCGGCCTGGAGCGCGAGAAGCTGATGAGCGAGTACGACGAGCTTCAGAAGACCATCGCCCGGCTGCGCTCGATCCTGGGTGACGTGAAGCTGCTGTGGCGCGAGATCAAGAAGGAAATCCGCGACGTGCGCGACCGCTACGGGGACGACCGCCGCAGCACGATCACCGACCTGGAGGACGACATCTCCAAGGAGGACCTGATCGCCGTCGAGGACATGGTCATCACCATGACGAAGGCGGGTTACCTCAAGCGCACGAAGCTCGACGCCTACCGGGCGCAGGGCCGGGGCGGGCGCGGGGCGAGCGGCGGCAAGCTGCGCGACGAGGACATCAATACCAGCGTCTTCGTGGGCTCCACGCACGACTACCTGCTGTTCTTCACGGACGACGGCCGCGTCTTCCACGAGAAGATCTACGACCTGCCGGAGGCGGGCCGCGACGCCAAGGGCACCCACATCCGCAACCTGCTCCCCGGACTGCGCGAGGACGAGAACATCGCCTCGGTGCTGAGTGTGAAGGGCTTCGACGAGCCGGGCTGCTTCGTCTTCGCCACCAAGCGCGGCATGGTGAAAAAGACCCTGATCACCGAGTACGGCAACATCACCTCGGCGGGGCTGATCGCCATCAACCTCCAGCCCGGCGACGAGCTGATCGGGGTGGATATCCAGCGTGACGGCGACCATGTAGTCCTTGCCACCCGCGGCGGGCAGGCGATGCGCTTCGCGGCGACCGAGGTGCGCGACACCGGCCGCGCCACCCAGGGCGTCATCGGCATCCGCCTGCGTGAGGACGACGAGGTCGTGAGCATGGCGCTCGTGCCCGGCGGCGACGAGGGCAGCGAACTCCTGGCCGTGAGCGAGTACGGCCTGGGCAAGCGCACCCCCGTCAGCGACTACCCCAGCAAGGGGCGCGGCGGCCTGGGCGTGATCACCCTGGACGTGACCGACAAGACCGGCGGCCTCGTCGCCCTGACGCACGTGGCGGGGAACGAGGAACTGATGGTCCTCACCGAGAAGGGCACCGTCATCCGCACCCGCGTTGAGGAGGTCCGCGTGACGGGCCGCAACGCGCAGGGCGTGAAGGTCATCAACATCGGCGAGAAGGACCGCGTGATCAGCGCCTTCCCGATCCGCCGCGAGGATGAGCTGTAA
- a CDS encoding helix-turn-helix domain-containing protein, protein MTQSNSLTKTFVDTVTYRPGAVILYPGKSDMLYRVASGLVRVHTMDDDGNGLTLRYVKPGEYFGEEALAGVNRAYFAEAVTDSTVDVINPALMTAEDNLVVTTHLVKTLERAYESIYRLVGKRLRARIAGELLELKDTALATQLDSGQTMIYATHDELAAAVGSVRETVTKVVGELSREGVISAGYGKITLKDEKALSQIAAA, encoded by the coding sequence ATGACACAGTCCAACTCCCTGACCAAGACCTTCGTCGACACCGTTACCTACCGCCCCGGCGCCGTGATCCTCTACCCTGGCAAGAGCGACATGCTCTACCGCGTCGCCTCCGGTCTGGTGCGCGTCCACACCATGGACGACGACGGCAACGGCCTGACCCTGCGTTACGTGAAGCCCGGCGAGTACTTCGGCGAGGAAGCGCTGGCGGGGGTGAACCGCGCCTACTTCGCAGAGGCCGTCACCGACTCCACCGTCGACGTGATCAACCCTGCCCTGATGACTGCCGAGGACAACCTCGTGGTCACCACCCACCTCGTCAAGACGCTGGAGCGCGCCTACGAGAGCATCTATCGCCTGGTCGGCAAGCGGCTGCGCGCCCGCATCGCCGGTGAGCTGCTGGAGCTGAAGGACACCGCCCTCGCCACCCAGCTTGACTCCGGCCAGACGATGATCTACGCCACCCACGACGAGCTGGCCGCTGCTGTCGGCTCCGTACGCGAGACGGTTACCAAGGTCGTCGGCGAACTCAGCCGTGAGGGCGTGATCAGCGCGGGCTACGGCAAGATCACCCTCAAGGACGAGAAGGCCCTCTCCCAGATCGCTGCGGCGTAA
- a CDS encoding FAD-dependent oxidoreductase, with the protein MTTPTFSPERPLRVAVIGSGPSGIYAAEALTKQTDLPVEVDVFDRLPTPYGLVRYGVAPDHLTIKSVTKGFEKTLSDPRVRFLGNVEFGTDLTHEEAKAHYDAIIYTVGASSDRRLGIPGEDLKGSMSATEFVAWYNGHPDAAAREMVLNATGVAVVGVGNVALDVSRILVKTVGELHSSDIAAHALSALEQSHVKDVWVLGRRGPLQAKFTTKELREFGELEGADPIVKPEEIAVGEAEEAAVTDNVVRKNLDVLRDFAGRTPEGKDRRIHLRFLVSPVEILDDGEGNVGGLRIERNRLDENGNAVGTGEYETLPVQMVLRSVGYKGVALPGVPFNERQGVIPNVEGRVEGCPGEYTAGWIKRGPSGVIGTNKKDAVDTVAHLLADARAGTLPLAPDATREAVDALLAGKGVDVYTFHDWRELDAHELAQGQALGRPRAKVVHKHEMLTHRRKKELAGD; encoded by the coding sequence ATGACGACCCCGACTTTTTCCCCCGAGCGGCCCCTGCGGGTCGCCGTGATCGGCAGCGGCCCCAGCGGCATCTACGCGGCGGAGGCGCTAACCAAACAGACTGACCTCCCCGTGGAGGTGGACGTGTTCGACCGCCTGCCCACTCCCTATGGTCTGGTGCGCTACGGGGTGGCCCCCGACCACCTCACGATCAAGAGCGTCACCAAAGGCTTCGAAAAGACGCTCTCGGACCCGCGCGTCCGCTTCCTGGGCAACGTGGAGTTCGGCACCGACCTGACCCACGAGGAGGCGAAGGCTCACTACGACGCCATCATTTATACGGTGGGCGCCTCCTCTGACCGCCGCCTGGGCATTCCCGGCGAAGACCTGAAGGGCTCAATGAGCGCCACCGAGTTCGTCGCCTGGTACAACGGCCACCCGGACGCGGCGGCGCGCGAGATGGTGCTGAACGCGACCGGCGTGGCGGTGGTCGGCGTGGGCAATGTGGCGCTCGACGTGAGCCGCATCCTCGTCAAGACGGTGGGGGAACTTCACTCCAGCGATATCGCCGCCCACGCCCTGAGCGCCCTGGAACAGAGCCATGTCAAGGACGTGTGGGTGCTGGGACGGCGCGGTCCCCTCCAGGCCAAGTTCACCACCAAGGAGCTGCGCGAGTTCGGGGAACTGGAGGGCGCGGACCCCATCGTCAAACCCGAGGAGATCGCGGTGGGCGAGGCGGAGGAAGCGGCGGTCACGGACAACGTCGTCAGGAAGAACCTGGACGTGCTGCGCGACTTCGCCGGACGAACGCCTGAAGGCAAGGACCGCCGCATCCACCTGCGTTTCCTGGTCTCCCCCGTCGAGATTCTGGACGACGGCGAGGGCAACGTGGGCGGCCTGAGGATCGAGCGCAACCGCCTGGACGAGAACGGGAACGCGGTGGGCACGGGCGAGTACGAGACGCTGCCCGTTCAGATGGTGCTGCGCTCGGTGGGGTATAAGGGGGTGGCACTGCCCGGCGTCCCCTTCAACGAGCGCCAGGGCGTCATTCCAAACGTGGAGGGCCGCGTCGAGGGCTGCCCCGGCGAATACACGGCGGGCTGGATCAAGCGTGGCCCCAGCGGCGTGATCGGCACGAACAAGAAGGACGCGGTGGACACGGTGGCACACCTGCTGGCAGACGCAAGGGCCGGAACGTTGCCCCTGGCACCGGATGCCACCCGCGAGGCCGTGGACGCCCTGCTGGCGGGCAAGGGCGTAGACGTCTACACCTTCCACGACTGGCGGGAGCTGGACGCCCACGAACTCGCCCAGGGCCAGGCGCTAGGCCGCCCGCGCGCCAAGGTCGTCCACAAGCACGAGATGCTGACGCACCGCCGCAAGAAGGAACTGGCCGGGGACTGA
- a CDS encoding NAD(P)/FAD-dependent oxidoreductase, with the protein MQSEQPSRTDVLVIGGGPAGLYAAFYAGWRGLSVRVLEARVEPGGQLMALYPDKIVYDAPGSPQIRAAGLVAALLAQLEPLEADLRMGEVARTLGPDGEGGWIVGTDKSQYEAGAVILAAGLGALLPRDVRIAGVETHPDIRTDLPDPAGLAGRQVLVVGGVPQATRAALELVEAGAAVTLTHRRAGFRGDPGMLARLEAERSAGRLRVLAPAVLSHLTPDGAELTVNGEVAHVQADTVLVLNGYLPDLSPLLGWPLEWEGEYVPDGPGGQTVLPGVYVVGDLARSGGDFKLLSLAFGQAALAANHAAHHVRPELKVRPGHSSERGGYPRPASQI; encoded by the coding sequence ATGCAGAGCGAGCAGCCCTCCCGCACAGACGTTCTGGTGATCGGCGGCGGCCCGGCGGGGCTGTACGCCGCCTTCTACGCGGGCTGGCGCGGCCTGAGTGTCCGGGTGCTGGAAGCACGGGTCGAGCCCGGCGGTCAGCTCATGGCCCTTTACCCCGACAAGATCGTGTACGACGCACCGGGTTCGCCACAGATTCGGGCCGCCGGTCTGGTCGCCGCGCTGCTGGCGCAACTGGAGCCGCTGGAGGCGGACCTCCGAATGGGCGAGGTGGCGCGAACGCTGGGGCCGGACGGCGAGGGAGGCTGGATCGTCGGCACGGACAAGAGCCAGTACGAAGCAGGTGCCGTGATCCTGGCGGCGGGTCTGGGCGCTCTGCTGCCGCGGGACGTGCGGATAGCCGGGGTTGAGACGCACCCGGACATACGGACTGACTTGCCCGACCCCGCTGGGCTGGCTGGGCGGCAGGTCCTCGTCGTAGGAGGCGTCCCCCAGGCAACCCGCGCCGCGCTCGAATTAGTGGAGGCCGGGGCGGCGGTCACCCTCACACATCGCCGGGCGGGCTTTCGGGGCGATCCGGGGATGCTGGCGCGGTTGGAGGCGGAGCGGTCGGCAGGACGCTTACGGGTCCTGGCCCCCGCGGTGCTGTCTCACCTGACTCCCGACGGGGCCGAGTTGACAGTGAACGGCGAGGTCGCGCACGTCCAGGCCGACACGGTCCTTGTCCTGAACGGCTACCTCCCCGACCTCTCGCCGCTGCTGGGCTGGCCCCTGGAATGGGAGGGCGAATACGTGCCCGACGGCCCGGGCGGGCAGACGGTTCTCCCGGGCGTCTACGTGGTCGGCGACCTTGCCCGCTCGGGTGGGGACTTCAAGCTGCTCTCGCTGGCCTTCGGGCAGGCGGCGCTGGCGGCCAACCACGCCGCCCACCACGTCCGCCCGGAGCTGAAAGTCAGGCCGGGGCACAGCAGCGAGCGGGGCGGGTATCCGCGGCCTGCGTCCCAAATCTGA
- a CDS encoding glycerol-3-phosphate acyltransferase, with protein MAFLSVLLLGIAFGVGSLPLGHWLLSRMGVNPRVNSAYNLGVENVLRRVGPGLATASATLDFAKGFLAVLMSSSLGSPKLCVLAALAAYLGHLNPPRFLYGDMPPRGRGNLVLLGVLAGLSVAGGVSLWLTVLPVVVYAGALGFWGYISGATLLGLLAFTALVALSPLGIPAKLAALGLLVAAAWRFKENLGRILDGTEPRFGEDVPVAGKRADEVVTAFMIHPMTLENFWQSRRFSWMKPLVERGVLSERSVRQMAENLRPMKVGELHGIRTVEGKDIRCYLLSSPLLPDVFRDQPELATRRAIEGARLAQELGAEVFGLGAFWSVVGNKGVDVQAAVPDITITNGGAYTSGTIKAAIPGILEHFQQTGRDLRQATAGIVGANGVVAFGIARTIAPQVGKVILIGRDMERLERSAATLRRAARETEIVTTTSYDSLREADLIFSATSDPNPVIFPQHVKPGAWIFDEGRPADVAESVLEVPGVRVIPGGVVRPPGGMTSNIDLQFGEGAVPACLAETLIIAATGEHGRKSLGPQTLTENINFFVEEADRLGFQVVD; from the coding sequence ATGGCTTTTCTGTCCGTGCTGCTCCTGGGAATCGCGTTTGGGGTGGGGAGCCTGCCGCTGGGGCACTGGCTGCTCTCCCGCATGGGCGTGAACCCGCGCGTGAACAGCGCGTACAACCTGGGCGTCGAGAACGTGTTGCGGCGGGTGGGGCCGGGACTGGCGACGGCGAGCGCGACCCTCGATTTCGCCAAGGGCTTCCTCGCGGTGCTGATGTCGTCCTCGCTGGGTTCGCCCAAACTCTGCGTGCTGGCTGCCCTCGCCGCGTACCTGGGGCACCTGAACCCACCGCGCTTCCTGTACGGCGACATGCCGCCGCGGGGGCGCGGGAACCTCGTTCTGCTGGGCGTACTGGCGGGACTCTCGGTCGCGGGCGGGGTGAGCCTGTGGCTCACAGTGCTGCCGGTGGTCGTATACGCGGGCGCCCTGGGCTTCTGGGGGTACATCAGCGGCGCCACGCTCCTGGGCCTGCTCGCCTTCACGGCGCTGGTGGCGCTCTCGCCGCTGGGGATTCCTGCCAAGCTGGCCGCACTCGGCCTGCTCGTGGCGGCGGCGTGGCGCTTCAAGGAGAACCTGGGCCGGATTCTCGACGGCACCGAACCGCGGTTCGGGGAGGACGTGCCGGTGGCCGGGAAACGCGCCGACGAGGTCGTCACCGCCTTCATGATTCACCCCATGACGCTGGAGAACTTCTGGCAGTCGCGCCGCTTCTCGTGGATGAAGCCGCTCGTGGAGCGCGGCGTGCTCAGCGAGAGGAGCGTGCGGCAGATGGCCGAGAACCTGCGGCCCATGAAGGTGGGCGAACTCCACGGCATCCGCACGGTGGAGGGCAAGGACATCCGCTGCTACCTGCTGAGCAGCCCCCTCCTCCCTGACGTGTTCCGCGACCAGCCGGAGCTGGCGACCCGCCGCGCCATCGAGGGCGCCCGCCTCGCGCAGGAGCTGGGGGCGGAGGTGTTCGGCCTGGGTGCTTTCTGGAGCGTGGTGGGCAACAAGGGCGTGGACGTGCAGGCCGCCGTCCCGGACATCACGATCACGAACGGCGGGGCGTACACCAGCGGCACCATCAAGGCCGCCATTCCCGGCATCCTGGAGCACTTTCAGCAGACGGGCCGCGACCTGAGGCAGGCGACGGCGGGCATCGTGGGGGCGAACGGGGTGGTCGCCTTCGGGATCGCGCGAACCATCGCGCCGCAGGTCGGGAAGGTCATCCTGATCGGGCGGGACATGGAGCGGCTGGAGCGGAGCGCGGCCACCCTGCGCCGCGCCGCGAGGGAGACGGAAATCGTCACCACGACGAGCTACGATAGCCTGAGGGAGGCTGACCTGATCTTCAGCGCGACCTCCGACCCCAACCCGGTGATCTTCCCGCAGCACGTCAAGCCGGGCGCGTGGATCTTCGACGAGGGCCGCCCCGCCGACGTTGCTGAGAGCGTGCTGGAGGTTCCAGGCGTGCGGGTGATTCCGGGCGGCGTGGTTCGCCCCCCCGGCGGCATGACGAGCAACATCGACCTGCAATTCGGGGAGGGCGCGGTGCCCGCCTGCCTGGCCGAGACGCTGATCATCGCGGCGACGGGCGAGCACGGGCGCAAGAGCCTGGGGCCGCAGACGCTGACGGAGAACATCAATTTCTTCGTGGAGGAGGCGGATCGGCTGGGCTTTCAGGTGGTGGACTGA
- a CDS encoding phospholipase D-like domain-containing protein, with protein MARLPVQRLLRSLLLLSSLTLGGATGASEFPLGLGGVPPVSSLNPSGLVCPAPTDPLELALWRVTTEGGRPDHSCTNAFVGFLRTPRAADQPDAFDVTAGQVREARAEVLLASMEWNAGERHPGWTFASAVRDLYARVRANPARYPQGMTVRVDLGGFPDLKRPDGATQPLELVRDLIRLGVPMNDAAVGWHLAVANYRYFPHSHVKLHVIDGQDLTVSGYNYTDLHLPDTSPGGHNLHDLGLRMRGPVAQDGVSVFDDLWRNSQQVTCPEGTGADTVMQACTLGPVEAATHPPLARTVPPAGGARAFLLYRRPYFDQGDRAQLALFGAARQSLDLMQAEFSPSFPCWYAYQNPDACPASEWPPYLRAVLTALERDVKVRVLLVDYGIDRTPNRSGVALLRLEARRRGIEDRFEARYVTFAMHTKAMAVDGRMVLAGSQNFHFSSWGPLGLNEAMLATTDPGAVAEQHSSFEAVWAHHSREVPQEWWMRNVAVAPESAGPEQPSERTVEHDRNP; from the coding sequence ATGGCCCGCCTCCCCGTCCAACGTCTATTGCGCTCCCTGCTGCTCCTGTCGAGCCTCACACTGGGCGGGGCGACGGGGGCCTCAGAGTTTCCGCTGGGACTGGGCGGGGTGCCTCCAGTCTCCAGCCTGAACCCCTCGGGCCTCGTATGTCCTGCACCGACCGACCCCCTGGAACTCGCGCTATGGAGGGTGACGACGGAGGGCGGGCGGCCCGACCACTCATGTACGAATGCCTTCGTGGGCTTCCTGCGCACCCCGCGCGCGGCGGACCAACCCGACGCCTTCGACGTGACGGCCGGGCAGGTGCGGGAGGCCCGGGCGGAGGTCCTCCTCGCCAGCATGGAGTGGAACGCGGGGGAGAGGCATCCCGGCTGGACCTTCGCGTCGGCGGTGCGCGACCTGTACGCTCGGGTGCGGGCGAACCCGGCGCGCTACCCCCAGGGCATGACGGTGCGCGTGGATCTGGGCGGCTTCCCCGACCTGAAACGCCCCGACGGCGCCACTCAGCCGCTGGAACTCGTGCGCGACCTGATCCGGCTGGGCGTGCCTATGAACGACGCGGCAGTGGGCTGGCACCTCGCGGTGGCGAACTACCGCTACTTTCCGCACAGCCACGTTAAATTGCATGTCATCGACGGGCAGGACCTGACGGTCTCCGGGTACAACTACACCGACCTCCACCTGCCGGACACGTCGCCGGGAGGGCACAACCTCCACGACCTCGGCCTGCGGATGCGCGGTCCGGTCGCCCAGGATGGAGTGAGCGTGTTCGACGACCTGTGGCGGAATTCACAGCAGGTGACCTGCCCAGAGGGGACAGGGGCCGACACGGTGATGCAGGCCTGCACCCTGGGTCCAGTGGAAGCGGCCACCCATCCCCCTTTGGCGCGCACGGTCCCGCCTGCCGGGGGGGCGCGGGCTTTCCTCCTCTACCGCCGCCCCTACTTCGACCAGGGGGACCGGGCGCAGCTCGCCCTGTTCGGGGCGGCGCGGCAAAGCCTCGACCTGATGCAGGCGGAATTCAGCCCCAGCTTCCCGTGCTGGTACGCCTACCAGAACCCCGACGCCTGCCCGGCGAGCGAGTGGCCTCCGTATCTCCGCGCCGTGCTGACGGCGCTGGAGCGGGACGTGAAGGTGCGGGTGCTCCTGGTGGACTACGGCATCGACCGAACTCCCAACCGCAGCGGCGTGGCCCTGCTGCGGCTGGAGGCGCGGCGCCGGGGCATCGAGGACCGCTTCGAGGCGCGGTACGTCACCTTCGCCATGCACACCAAGGCGATGGCGGTCGACGGCCGCATGGTGCTGGCGGGAAGCCAGAACTTCCACTTCTCGTCCTGGGGTCCCCTCGGGCTGAACGAGGCGATGCTGGCGACCACGGACCCAGGGGCGGTGGCCGAGCAGCACTCCAGCTTCGAGGCCGTGTGGGCCCACCACAGCCGCGAGGTGCCGCAGGAGTGGTGGATGCGGAACGTGGCGGTGGCGCCAGAGTCGGCCGGGCCTGAACAGCCAAGCGAGCGTACAGTTGAGCATGACCGTAACCCGTGA
- a CDS encoding DinB family protein, translating to MMKYVHFTTLQAVAGLSIEELNAIPPGFSNSIGMLLAHIAALDRLYQRLSFRDRGFDDQEWQEYSGPISLGEGERVRGLPLKHYLNELTAARADTLARHDDAWLASNLRVPGFESPNHHWA from the coding sequence ATGATGAAATACGTTCATTTCACGACCCTGCAAGCGGTCGCGGGCCTGAGCATCGAGGAACTGAACGCCATCCCGCCCGGCTTTTCCAACTCCATCGGGATGCTGCTCGCCCATATCGCGGCGCTCGACCGGCTGTATCAGCGCCTGAGCTTTCGGGACCGGGGCTTTGACGACCAGGAATGGCAGGAATACAGCGGACCCATAAGCCTGGGGGAGGGCGAGCGGGTTCGGGGCCTCCCGTTGAAGCACTATCTGAATGAGTTGACGGCTGCCCGCGCCGATACCCTCGCCCGACACGATGATGCCTGGCTGGCCTCGAACCTCCGGGTGCCCGGCTTCGAGTCCCCCAACCACCATTGGGCCTAG